TGACCACCATCCTGGTGTTCCTGCCGATCGTGTTTATCGAGGAAGAAGCCGGTCAGCTATACTCGGACGTGGCCATTGCCATTTCCTCGGCCATCGTTGCCTCCATGCTGGTGGCGGTGACGCTTATTCCCACCTTGTCTGCTCGACTCGAATTCTCGAAAACCGGTCTGGGCGGCGAGGGGGCCAGGCGCAGCCGTTGGTCGGAGACGATCATGGGGATGGTACGCTGGCTGATTGCAGGCCCAACACGCCGTGCCATGACGATTGGCGGAACCTTCCTGGCCAGTTTCCTGATCATCTACTTCCTGACGCCGCCGGCCGAATACCTGCCGGAAGGCGAGGAACCCAAGACCTTTGCCTCCATGAACGCACCGCCCGGCTACAACCTGTCGGAAATGAACAGGATCGCCCAACAGGTGGAAGACTATTTCATGCCCCACGTGGGCGCGGACGGTTCCGCGTATGCTGCGGGCGAGACGCCGGTGCCACCGATGGCTTACCTGAACATGCAGGTGACGACCAGCTCGATCCGAATCATCACCGAGTCGATCAATCCCAGCCAGATCGAGCCGTTGATGGATGCGATTACCCGTTTCTACGAACAGTTTCCCGGTATGCGGGCGTTCGCCGCCAAGGGGTCGATCATCTCCAGTAACGATGCAGGCACCCGCAGCATCACGCTCGACATTTCCGGTCCGGAACTGGCACCGGTCTATAACGCCGCCAATGCCGCCTATGGCAGAGCCCAGGAGATCTTCGACCAACCCCGTATCCAGAGTCAGCCGTCCACACTGACCCTGGCCCAGCCGCTGATCCAGATCCTTCCGGACTGGGATCGTGTTGCCGAACTGGGTCTGGACGCCGAGGCTGTGGGCTTCTCGGTAGCAGCCCTGACTGATGGGACCTACGTGGATGACTTCTTTCTCGATGACGACAAGATCGACATCTATCTCTACGGTGACGAGGGCGGTAATCCCTCGCTGGCGGCGCTTCCAGACACGCTTATACACACGCCAGAGGGAGCTACCCTACCCTTGACAAGCATCGCGCAGATCGAAGAGACCGTGGATACGAGCACCGTAAGGCGGGTGGATGGGCGTCGAACCGTGACCCTGAGCGTCATCCCACCGGAGAGCGTAGCCCTGGAAACAGGGGTGCAGCGGGTTCGCACCGAATTGCTTGATCACATGCGCCAGAACGGCGAACTGCCGGCTTCGGTCAGTGTCGATATCTCCGGAGCCAGCGACCAGCTCAACGCCACCCAGGACGCGCTGAGTGGCAACTTCATCATCGCCATCGTTATTGTCTACCTGTTGCTGGTGGCGATTTTCGCCCACTGGGGCTATCCGCTGCTGATCATGACCACGATTCCCCTGGGCATCGCCGGCGGTATTGTCGGCCTGGCGCTGATGAACCTGGTGGGTGGCCTGTTGCCTCTGATCGGCCTGCAGCCGTTGAGTCAGCCGTTCGATATGATCACCATGCTGGGTTTCCTGATCCTGATGGGGACGGTGGTGAACAATCCGATCCTGGTGGTGGACCAGGCGCGTCAGAACCTGAGACAAAAGGGCGTAACCGCAGTGCAGGCGGTGGGTGAGGCGGTGGAAACCCGCCTGCGGCCTATCGCCATGACCACGCTCACCACGGTCTGCGGACTGTCACCGTTGGTGTTCCTGCCCGGTGAAGGCACCGAACTCTACCGGGGCGTTGGCGCGATTGTCTTGTTTGGCCTTATGGGCGCGGCCACCGTGACGGTGACGTTCCTGCCGGCGCTGACGGTTTTTGTATTGGGGTGGACGAACAGGAACCGGAGCGGCGTGGACGCCGCTCCGGCGTGACATTGCTATGTGTTATGAACCGCTACAAACATGAAATCCGTCTGGGTAGGCGTGGTCTCTGCACCCCAGGCGGAACAGGTAAAGCTATTTTCATCCAGGGAAGAAACGATGACATCCACACCCGCCGACATTGACGTCGCGACGACGTGCAGGTCGCGCTCAGGGTCTGACAAGCCGAGGTTGTGCGTGATCTTATAGATTTCCGTCTGACCCATCTTGGAAACCGTCCAGCCGGAAATGTCAGCGAGTGGCGCCGGCGAGTCGAATCCATCGCCGGCATTGACCTTGGCAGAGTAGAGGGTTTTCTGTGGCATAACGAACGTCCCTTTAAGTTGTCATTGGCATTAAGCGCGGCTCCAGCATCCAAGCCGCGCTTCCATCCTAACGGCTGTCATGGGAGTTCACTACGGAAACAAAAATGGCATGCTGATAGGCTCGGTCGTCGATAGACCGATCAGGTGCTCCGAAAGTGAGACACCGTCCGGCCGGCTTCAGGCAGCACAGCCCTCTTTAGCCGTCACCGGCACAGCCAGCTCCAGCATCTCGCCATTCAGGCGGACATCATAGACGGGTACTTTGACGGCTTCGTCTTCCTGGCACTGCCCACTGGTCAGGCTGTAGTGCTGTTTGTACAGCGGTGACGCCACCACCAGTTCGCCCTTCAGGTCGCCGACAATGCCGCGGGCCAGGACGTTGGCCTTGCCCAGCGGACAATAGTGACCAATGGCGTAGAGCTCTGGTTTCTCGCCGGGCAGGTAGAAAACGGCGACGGGCCCGTCCGGCGTCCAGACCGCGATGCCGGATTCGGGGATCAGATCCTCGCGTTTACCGACTTGCATCCATTTTGTCTCAGACATGGTCGTTATCCTCGCGTGCTTGATTGGGGGGACGGGCCTGGCCCTGAACCTAATTAAGGTCAGACCATCTCCACCTTGATTTCATTAGCCGGACGGCGCTGGTCGCGTTCTGTGGTCCAGTGCTGCACCGGGTCCTTTTTCTCCGGTGCGTTGACGAATTCGCGGAAGCGTTTGCGTTTTTCCGGGTCTTCCACTGTGGTTTTCCATTCACACTGATAGGTGCCAACGATGTCCTGCATGTGGGCCTCGAGTTCCTCGCCGAGCCCCAGGCTGTCTTCCAGGATCACCTCCTTGAGGTAGTCCAGGCCGCCGTCGAGGTTTTCCAGCCAGACGCTGGTACGCTGCAGGCGATCGGCCGTGCGCACATAGAACATCAGGACCCGGTCGATGGTGCTGACCAGCTCTTCGTCCGACAGGTCGGTGGCGAACAGGTCCGCGTGGCGCGGACGCATGCCGCCATTACCGCAGACATAGAGATTCCAGCCGTTCTCGGTCGCGATCACGCCGATGTCCTTGCTCTGGGCTTCGGCGCACTCGCGGGTACAGCCGGATACCGCGAATTTGAGCTTATGGGGCGAGCGCAAGCCCTTGTAGCGCTCCTCGAGGCGGATTGCCATGCCCACACTGTCCTGCACGCCGTAGCGGCACCACGTGCTGCCAACGCAGGATTTCACGGTGCGCACCGATTTGCCGTAGGCATGACCGGTCTCGAAGCCGGCGGCGATCAGTTTTTCCCAGATCTCCGGTAACTCGCTCAGGGTCGCACCGAACAGGTCGACCCGCTGGCCGCCGGTGATCTTGGTGTAGAGGTTGTATTCCTTGGCTACTTCACCCAGCACGATCAGTTTTTCGGGAGTGATCTCGCCGCCCGGGATACGCGGCACGATGGAGTAGGTGCCGTTCTTCTGCATGTTGGCCATGAAGGTGTCGTTGGTGTCCTGCAGCGGCACATGCTCCTTGGCCATGATGTGCTCGTTCCAGCAGGTGGCCAGGATAGAGGCGACCGCCGGTTTGCAGATATCGCAGCCGCGACCTTTACCGTGTTGCTCGATCAGCGAATGGAAGGTGCGGATGCCATTCACCTTCACCAGGTGGAACAGCTCCTGGCGGCTGTAGGGGAAGTGCTCGCAGATGTCTTTGCTGACTTCCACGCCGCGTTTTCCCAGCTCCACATCCACCACGCTCTTGAGCAGCGCCGCGCAACCCCCGCAGCCAGTGCTGGCCTTGGTTTCGCCTTTCACAGCACCGAGATCGCTGCAGCCGGCATCGATGGCATTGCAGATGTCGCCCTTGCTGACGTTGTGGCAGGAGCAGATCGAGGCCGTCTCCGGCAGGGCATCCGGACCCAGGGCCGGGGCGCCACCTTCGGACTCCGGCAGTATCAGCGTTTCCGGATGCTTGGGCAGGTCGATGCCGTTCAGCGCATACTGCAGCAGCGTATCATAGGGTCCGTTGTCGCCGACCAGGATCGCGCCCAGCAGCTTCTTGCCGTCCTCGCTGATCACCAGGCGGCCGTAGGTGCCGGCCTGTTCGTCGTTGAAACGGATATTGCGGGCGCCCGGCGTCGACGCATGGGCATCGCCGATCGAGCCCACGTCCACGCCCAGCAACTTGAGCTTGGTGCTCATATCGGCGCCGGCGAACGAGGCTTCGCTATCCTGGTTCAGACGTGCGGCCAGGGTGCGGGCCATGGTGTAGCCCGGGGCCACCAGGCCGAAGATCCGGTTGTCCCACAGGGCGCATTCGCCGATGGCGAAAATCTGGGGATCGGAGGTGGTGCATTGGTCATCGATGATGATGCCGCCGCGCTCGCCGATCTCCAGACCGCTGGCGCGGGCCAGGGTATCCTGGGGACGAATACCGGCGGAAAAGACGATCAGGTCTGTCTCCAGGTGGGAATCGTCTGCGAAGTTCATGCGCAGGCGTGCTTCTTCGCCAGGCACGATGGCCTTGGTAGCCTTCTCGGTGTGTACCTTGACGCCCAGCTCTTCGATCTTGCGCTTGAGCAGGGCGCCGCCGTCGGCGTCCAACTGGACCGGCATCAGGCGCGGGGCGAATTCCACCACATGGGCTTCCAGGCCCAGACTCTTCAGCGCATTGGCCGCTTCCAGACCCAACAGGCCGCCGCCGACCACCACGCCTGTCTTGACGCCTTCTGCGCTGGCACGAATCGAGTCGAGATCCGCCAGGGTGCGGTAGACCAGGCAGTGTTCCTGGTCGTTGCCCTCGATGGGCGGCACGAACGGGTAGGAACCGGTAGCCAACACCACAGCGTCGTACTCGTATTCGCCCTTGGGCGTGTGCACCCGGCGCAGGTCGCGGTCGATGGCGGTGACCTGTTCGTCCAGGTGCAGATGCAGGTTCTTGGCTGCATAGTCCTCGGCGGTGCCGAGGGCAAGGTCTGTATGGGTGGAGCCCCCGAAATACTCGGACAGATGCACCCGGTCATAGGCGATCAGGGGCTCTTCGCCAAACACGTGGATGTCGTAGTCGGCCGCCGCGGGCGTATCCGCAAACTGTTCGAGAAAGTGATGGCCAACCATGCCATTCCCAATCACGATCAACGTTTTCTTAGCCATGGTCTGTCTCTCTCTTTCGATTCGATCAGGCGTCGCAGTAGGCGGCACCAAACGCGAGTTGTTGGCGGTGGGCTGACAGGTCCCGCTGTTGCTGGAGTTGGTCGAAGTACCAGGGGCCGTCCTGGGTCTCGCCGAACAGCACGGCGCCGGCCAGACGGTTGTCCCTGAGCAATAGATGGCAGTAACGGGCGGATTCATGGTCCTGCCAGATAACGGATTCAGTGTCCGGGCCGGGTTTAGCCTGGCCGCAGGAGAAGATCGGAATACCGCTGATCTTCAGGCGCGTGGCGACCTGTGAGGGCTCGAACGTGGCGGTCTCACCGCAAAGGGCCCGGGCCAGGACATCCGCCTGCTGGTAGCCCGGTTCCACCAGGCCGAAGGTCTGTTCGCCGAGCTGGCAGCATTCGCCCAGGGCGTAAATGTTGGGCAGGCTGGTCCTGAGTTGGCGATCCACCTGGATGCCGCGCTTGCAAGCAATGCCAGCGTCGCGGGCAAGGTCGGCGTTGGGGGTGATGCCGGCAGCGAGTACCACCAGGTCGGTGCTAATCAGGGTCTCATCCGACAACTCGACCGCACGGACCCGACGCTGACCGACGATGCCGCGCGGCGTCTCGCCGGTAATGCTGTGAATGCCCCGGGCCTCCAGCGCCTCCTCGAGAAGTCTGCCGGCGGTGGCATCCAGTTGGCGATTGAGCAGGTGCGAACTGCGGTGAATGACCGTGACCGTCATGCCCTGCTGACGCAATCCTTCGGCCGCCTCCAATCCCAGAAAACCGCCGCCGATGACTACAGCCCGTCGATGCAGTTGGCTCATCGCCAGCAGTTTTTCGGTGTCCCGTACATCGCGGAAGGTGAAGACGCCGTCCAGATCCTCACCGGCGAGTTTCAGGGGGGCCGGGCGTGCGCCAGTGGCAATCACCAGATCGTCGTAGCTGAAGTCTTGCCCGCGCGCTGAGACGATCCGCCGTTGCGGGTCTACGGCGGTAACCGGCGTTTCGGCGTGCAGGCGAATGTTTTGGGCATCGAACCAGCCTCGCGGCTGCAGCGTGATGGCGTCTAGGCTGGCTTCCCCGGCCAACACGGACGACAGCAACACGCGGTTGTAGGCCGGCACAGCCTCCGCGCTCAGCACTTCGATCCGTGTGTAGGGATGGTCGTCACGGGCCACCAGTCGCTCCAACAGGCGCTGGGCAACCATGCCGTGTCCAACCACCAGTAATGTCCGCTCTCGCATGCCTTGCCTCTTGGTTCGCAAACGCCTTGGCGTTGTAAAAACCAGCTGCGTTGCAAAAAGTCGTGTCGCAGGAACAAAAAAAGCCGGAGCATCTATCCCGTAATGGGAGCGATGGTCCGGCATCAGTGCCAACAACGATGTTTGATGGTCCGATCAGTCCGTGATCGGGCAAGTCGTCCTGTCTATACCTTTGCGATAACCGTGCCAGTCATGAATACCCTTTTAAATCAGCGATATGGCGAAATAGTGCAAAAAATACCGAGTGGGAAATCGCCCATCCGTGGTTCGTGACGGGGGTAAAACGCACTAAAAGTGTTCAGCTGTGCTCGACACTGGCGACGGCTTTTCCGGTTTTTGCGGACGGGGCGGCCACAACCTTCGCAGACGATTCTTCGCTCGGCTGCAGCGTTCCAGTTGACGTCTCCGCCGCGGGTTTCGGTGCAGCGGCCTTCGACTTGTCGGCATTCTTTTCCTTGCCGGGGAAGCGCTGCTTCTCGTAGAGGAAACGCAACACGGCCTGGCGGTAATGCACGTAGGCATCGTCGTCCGCCAGGGTGACCCGGTTGCGGGGACGCGGCAGTTCGATGTTCAGCTCCTCGCCAATCGTCGCGGCGGGACCGTTGGTCATCATTACGATGCGATCGGACAGCAATACGGCCTCATCTACATCGTGGGTGATCATGATTACGGTGCTGTTCAGGTCCTGCTGGATCTCCATCAGCGCGTCCTGCAAGTGAGCCCGGGTCAGGGCATCCAGCGCGCCGAATGGCTCATCCATTAAAAGCACGCTGGGTCGCATGGATAACGCCCGGGCGATGCCGACTCGCTGGGCCATACCGCCGGAAATTTCCCCGGGGCGCTTGTCCCTGGCGTGGGCCATGTTCACCAGTTCCAGGTTGTGGATGATCCAGTCCCTGCGTTCGGCTTTGGACATGGTCTTACGGAAGACCTGGCGTACCGCCAGTTCGACGTTTTCATAGACCGTCAGCCAGGGCATCAGCGCGTGGTTTTGAAACACCACAGCCCGTTCCGGCCCGGGCGTATTGACCTCATGGCCATCCAGGACACAGCCGCCCCGGGAGGCTTGTAGCAACCCGGCGACTATATTCAGCACCGTGGACTTGCCGCAGCCGGAGTGTCCGATCAGTGAAACGAATTCACCCTTGCGGATTTTCAGGTTGATCGTATCCAGCGCCTGGAACGGCCCCTGCGGGGTATCGAACGCCATGCTGACGCCGGTAAGCTCGAGATGTGCTTTGGTCATAATCGTTCTCCTCGCGTCGGTGCGCGTTATTCATCCCAGGCGACTTTCTTCTGGATCACCAGCATGACCCGGTCGAGCACGTAGCCGATGAAGCCGATGGTCAGTACGGCCACCATGATTCGACTCAGTGAGTCGCTGCTCCCGTTCTGGAACTCATCCCAGACGAACTTGCCGAGGCCCGGGTTCTGCGCCAGCATCTCTGCGGCGATCAGCACCATCCAGGCGATGCCCAGCGACACCCGCAGACCGGTAAAGATCATCGGCACCGCTGCCGGCAGCACCACCTTGCGTGCGTGGGTCCAGAAAGGCAGGCGCAGCACCCGCGACACGTTGACCAGGTCCGGATTCACCTGCGCCACGCCGGTGCTGGTATTGATCAGCGTGGGCCAGAGGCTGCACAGGGTGACGGTGATCATCGAGGTGATGAAGGCCTTCTCGAACATCGGGTCGTCGCTGACGTAGGTGGCGGACACCACCATGGTGACCAGTGGCAACCAGGCCAGGGGCGAAACCGGTTTGAAGATCTGGATGATCGGGTTGGCCGCGGCGGAGAAGTAGCGGTTCAGTCCGATCAGGATTCCCAGCGGTACGGCGATCAGCGTCGCCAGTGCAAAACCGGCGAGTACCGTGACCAGACTGGTTCCGATCTGGTCGAAGAACGTCGGGGCGCCCGGATAGGGCCGAATCTTCGTCTCGGCATCCGGATTTTCCGCCAGGATGCGGGCATTGCGCGTTTCCTGCATTTCTATGAACTTGGCCGCGCGATCCTGTTCGTTCTGGTGCTCCTGCCAGAGCGCGCCCGCTTGCTCCCAGACATTGGCCGGGGTCGGGAAATTACCCAGCGACGTGTTGATCTGTGGAGCAATTAGCTGCCAGGCGACCAGAAACAGGGCAATCCCCAGCACCGGCAGCGTCACGGATTGAAGTAGGGCCTTGCCCGTCACATCCGGATAGCGGCGCCGGATTAACTGTAAGAGCGGGTTCGAGGTGGTGAGCGTGCTCATGTCGGTTCTCCCGAGGCCCTGTTACAGGGTCTCCTTGCCTTTGAGTCCAATCTCGAAACTGTCGATATAGGCGTTCGGCTGCTTGGGATCGAAAGCAACGCCGTCGATCAGCTCGCCCTGATGGGGGCGGGTGAAGTTCTCTGCATCAAAGTCAGGAAAAGCACTTGCAGGAAGGGTGCCGTCTGCAATCAGTGACTTTGCGGCTTTCTCGTAGATATCGGCGCGATAGACCTGCTTGGCGATGTCCATGTACCAGTCGTCCGGCTTGGGCTCGGCGATCTGTCCCCAACGGCGCATCTGCGACAGGTACCAGATCGCGTCAGATGGGTAGGGATAGGTGGCGAAGTAGCGAAAGAAGACGTTGAAGTCCGGCACCTGGCGCACGTCGCCCTTTTCATACTCGAAGGTGCCGGTCATGGAGTTGGCGATCACTTCCTCGTCGGCGCCCACGTAATTGGGACGGGCCAGGATCTTCACCGCTTCCTCGCGGTTTGCATTGTTGTTCTCGTCCAGCCAGTGGGCGGCGCGAATGAGTGCCCGCAGCAAATGCAGGTGGGTATTGGGATTCTTTTCAGCCCAGGACTGCGTGACGCCGAATACCTTCTCCGGGTTGTTCGGCCAGATTTCGAAGTCGGTGATCACCGGCACGCCGATCCCCTTGAAAACTGCCTGCTGGTTCCAGGGTTCGCCGACGCAGTAACCCTGGATGGTATCGGCCTCCAGCGTGGCCGGCATTTGCGGCGGAGGCGTGACGGACAGTTGCACATCCGCCTGTAGGGTGCCGCTGGTATCGCCCTTGTGCGGCGCATAGTAGCCGGGGTTGAGGCCGCCGGCGGCAAGCCAGTAGCGCAGCTCGTAGTTATGGGTGGACACGGGGAACACCATGCCCATCTTGAACGGCTGGCCGGT
The window above is part of the Marinobacter nanhaiticus D15-8W genome. Proteins encoded here:
- a CDS encoding efflux RND transporter permease subunit — its product is MFAGVIRHGTLVTVVALIIAVLGIAAAMQIPVQMIPDLEVRTITVETSWPGATPQDIEKEILIEQERFLRNVPNLSRMESTAETGSAEIELEFPFGVDITETLIEVNNALSQVADYPENVDEPRIVATSFSANAFMYFRVSPLPGNPRQLDMDLMQDFIEERVRPRMESVPGVSEVSVGGGAQRQMQIIVDEQRLNQRGLSLVDLRDAITARNRDISGGELEAGKRRYLLRTVGRFDDINSLQQLVVARQGDAVVRLGEVATVRQDHSRLRELSFVNGRKVIGLQVRRETGSNVIRIKHAMMDQVATINREVLEPEGMVLELTADDARYVEASVANVWTNLGIGAVFATLVMYLFLRSARATFVGVMGVPLCAIVAFLGLLITGRTINVISLAGVAFAIGMTVDNSIVVLENIERHRRLGLDRFESALKGVMEVWPAVLASTMTTILVFLPIVFIEEEAGQLYSDVAIAISSAIVASMLVAVTLIPTLSARLEFSKTGLGGEGARRSRWSETIMGMVRWLIAGPTRRAMTIGGTFLASFLIIYFLTPPAEYLPEGEEPKTFASMNAPPGYNLSEMNRIAQQVEDYFMPHVGADGSAYAAGETPVPPMAYLNMQVTTSSIRIITESINPSQIEPLMDAITRFYEQFPGMRAFAAKGSIISSNDAGTRSITLDISGPELAPVYNAANAAYGRAQEIFDQPRIQSQPSTLTLAQPLIQILPDWDRVAELGLDAEAVGFSVAALTDGTYVDDFFLDDDKIDIYLYGDEGGNPSLAALPDTLIHTPEGATLPLTSIAQIEETVDTSTVRRVDGRRTVTLSVIPPESVALETGVQRVRTELLDHMRQNGELPASVSVDISGASDQLNATQDALSGNFIIAIVIVYLLLVAIFAHWGYPLLIMTTIPLGIAGGIVGLALMNLVGGLLPLIGLQPLSQPFDMITMLGFLILMGTVVNNPILVVDQARQNLRQKGVTAVQAVGEAVETRLRPIAMTTLTTVCGLSPLVFLPGEGTELYRGVGAIVLFGLMGAATVTVTFLPALTVFVLGWTNRNRSGVDAAPA
- the nirD gene encoding nitrite reductase small subunit NirD, whose protein sequence is MSETKWMQVGKREDLIPESGIAVWTPDGPVAVFYLPGEKPELYAIGHYCPLGKANVLARGIVGDLKGELVVASPLYKQHYSLTSGQCQEDEAVKVPVYDVRLNGEMLELAVPVTAKEGCAA
- the nirB gene encoding nitrite reductase large subunit NirB, whose protein sequence is MAKKTLIVIGNGMVGHHFLEQFADTPAAADYDIHVFGEEPLIAYDRVHLSEYFGGSTHTDLALGTAEDYAAKNLHLHLDEQVTAIDRDLRRVHTPKGEYEYDAVVLATGSYPFVPPIEGNDQEHCLVYRTLADLDSIRASAEGVKTGVVVGGGLLGLEAANALKSLGLEAHVVEFAPRLMPVQLDADGGALLKRKIEELGVKVHTEKATKAIVPGEEARLRMNFADDSHLETDLIVFSAGIRPQDTLARASGLEIGERGGIIIDDQCTTSDPQIFAIGECALWDNRIFGLVAPGYTMARTLAARLNQDSEASFAGADMSTKLKLLGVDVGSIGDAHASTPGARNIRFNDEQAGTYGRLVISEDGKKLLGAILVGDNGPYDTLLQYALNGIDLPKHPETLILPESEGGAPALGPDALPETASICSCHNVSKGDICNAIDAGCSDLGAVKGETKASTGCGGCAALLKSVVDVELGKRGVEVSKDICEHFPYSRQELFHLVKVNGIRTFHSLIEQHGKGRGCDICKPAVASILATCWNEHIMAKEHVPLQDTNDTFMANMQKNGTYSIVPRIPGGEITPEKLIVLGEVAKEYNLYTKITGGQRVDLFGATLSELPEIWEKLIAAGFETGHAYGKSVRTVKSCVGSTWCRYGVQDSVGMAIRLEERYKGLRSPHKLKFAVSGCTRECAEAQSKDIGVIATENGWNLYVCGNGGMRPRHADLFATDLSDEELVSTIDRVLMFYVRTADRLQRTSVWLENLDGGLDYLKEVILEDSLGLGEELEAHMQDIVGTYQCEWKTTVEDPEKRKRFREFVNAPEKKDPVQHWTTERDQRRPANEIKVEMV
- a CDS encoding NAD(P)/FAD-dependent oxidoreductase, which codes for MRERTLLVVGHGMVAQRLLERLVARDDHPYTRIEVLSAEAVPAYNRVLLSSVLAGEASLDAITLQPRGWFDAQNIRLHAETPVTAVDPQRRIVSARGQDFSYDDLVIATGARPAPLKLAGEDLDGVFTFRDVRDTEKLLAMSQLHRRAVVIGGGFLGLEAAEGLRQQGMTVTVIHRSSHLLNRQLDATAGRLLEEALEARGIHSITGETPRGIVGQRRVRAVELSDETLISTDLVVLAAGITPNADLARDAGIACKRGIQVDRQLRTSLPNIYALGECCQLGEQTFGLVEPGYQQADVLARALCGETATFEPSQVATRLKISGIPIFSCGQAKPGPDTESVIWQDHESARYCHLLLRDNRLAGAVLFGETQDGPWYFDQLQQQRDLSAHRQQLAFGAAYCDA
- a CDS encoding ABC transporter ATP-binding protein; translation: MTKAHLELTGVSMAFDTPQGPFQALDTINLKIRKGEFVSLIGHSGCGKSTVLNIVAGLLQASRGGCVLDGHEVNTPGPERAVVFQNHALMPWLTVYENVELAVRQVFRKTMSKAERRDWIIHNLELVNMAHARDKRPGEISGGMAQRVGIARALSMRPSVLLMDEPFGALDALTRAHLQDALMEIQQDLNSTVIMITHDVDEAVLLSDRIVMMTNGPAATIGEELNIELPRPRNRVTLADDDAYVHYRQAVLRFLYEKQRFPGKEKNADKSKAAAPKPAAETSTGTLQPSEESSAKVVAAPSAKTGKAVASVEHS
- a CDS encoding ABC transporter permease; its protein translation is MSTLTTSNPLLQLIRRRYPDVTGKALLQSVTLPVLGIALFLVAWQLIAPQINTSLGNFPTPANVWEQAGALWQEHQNEQDRAAKFIEMQETRNARILAENPDAETKIRPYPGAPTFFDQIGTSLVTVLAGFALATLIAVPLGILIGLNRYFSAAANPIIQIFKPVSPLAWLPLVTMVVSATYVSDDPMFEKAFITSMITVTLCSLWPTLINTSTGVAQVNPDLVNVSRVLRLPFWTHARKVVLPAAVPMIFTGLRVSLGIAWMVLIAAEMLAQNPGLGKFVWDEFQNGSSDSLSRIMVAVLTIGFIGYVLDRVMLVIQKKVAWDE
- a CDS encoding CmpA/NrtA family ABC transporter substrate-binding protein — encoded protein: MASRTLTATLVVALGLFQTATAGAEEIGPPEQPDLRIGFIKLTDMAPLAVAWEQGFFMDEGLFVELEAQANWKVLLDRVITGELDGAHMLAGQPLGATIGYGTQADVITAFSMDLNGNGITVSNDVWEQMEEYIPQNGDGQPEHPISAAALKPVVEAQRDTGQPFKMGMVFPVSTHNYELRYWLAAGGLNPGYYAPHKGDTSGTLQADVQLSVTPPPQMPATLEADTIQGYCVGEPWNQQAVFKGIGVPVITDFEIWPNNPEKVFGVTQSWAEKNPNTHLHLLRALIRAAHWLDENNNANREEAVKILARPNYVGADEEVIANSMTGTFEYEKGDVRQVPDFNVFFRYFATYPYPSDAIWYLSQMRRWGQIAEPKPDDWYMDIAKQVYRADIYEKAAKSLIADGTLPASAFPDFDAENFTRPHQGELIDGVAFDPKQPNAYIDSFEIGLKGKETL